CTGCCGGTGGACTTTGACTACCAGCAGCTGGCCCGGCTCACCCCAGGCTACGTGGGTGCAGACCTTATGGCCCTGTGCCGGGAAGCTGCCATGAGTGCTGTAAACAGGGTTCTGCTGGAAATAAGGGGACAACCACAGAGACGGAGCTCTTCTGAAGCGGAGTTAACAGGTGGAGTTCAGACTGAGATTGCCGCGGAGGACAAAGCAGTCCGAGAAGACCAGGTGACGGACGGCACATCGCCTCAGGAAGAGTCGGGACAGGATCACCTGCAGGTATGCGTTTTGGAGCTctcacaacacaaaacatgacCAGTGGCTCAGTCATAACATAATGTGTACAGGCAAGTGTCTCTTTGCTTCTTTGCAGTGTTTGGATGTTATTAATGTGTTTTCCTACTGGTTACAGACAGCTGTTAGCTTCCATTTTGAGCCATTTGAAAATCAACTTGCAGGGCCTTAAAAGCCCACTGTGGACAGTatgtcttgttttattgttctcAGAGTCTGCCCCAGATCATCATGGGGAtggagcagattttttttcactgttgtgttcatgttcattttgtagTTTCTTTATCTGTGGCCTCAGACCTGATGTATTTAATCACCGTTgtgtaattttaatttgttaagcTTCTGTCAAGGTGAGTCAGGAAATTACCTGCTGCAGGAGTTTGCAGTCATTTAAAGGTCCAATTTGTAACTTACTATATAAACAGGGtgttaaattaataaataaattacagtatGCTACTTTAGAATTTTCAAAAGATGAGTGAAAATCCAAAGTAGAAAAGTCATAAAAACATCTTGGATTGTAATTGGAATcttaatttaaatgtgtgatatttatgtgatttaaagcgggGCTATTTGCAGTGCAAGTTCTGCATTGACACAATATATTGAGTTTGTTTTGATTACCAAGAGGGACTCAGAACCATTTGCCCTTTgtcctcttttttgtttttctttcctgttaGTGGAagcttctctcctcctttaagCCATGCGTGAGGGGAAGTTATTTAACTGTGGTGAATCCTGGTCCTCTGcagctgaacaaacaaaagttcTTAATATCGTGAAACTCTTTGAGCTGTCATTAAAGAGCCCTGCGTACATGATATCAAAATATTCACCTGTAAGGACCTTTGTCAGTTGATCATACATGATATGCATCGTGACATCACAAAACATGGATGATGTAATCTGAGCACCTGTCAGTTAGTTTCAGAGTGATGGGAGTTTCCCATTCTGTCTTATGAATAGTTGTGGTGAGGCCTTTAAACAACAGACTACATATTTTACATAACTTGTTTCCTAATTCCTCGTGTTATCCTGATGGCTTGTATGCTctgtccagcagggggagctgtGGCACctgttgcagctgctgaagaaCACTGAGACCCTGTCAGAGGCAGAGCTGGCCGGCCTCTCCATCCTCATGTCAGACTTCCAGGCCTCTCTAGCCAGTGTCCAGCCCTCGGCCAAGAGGGAGGGCTTCGCCACGGTGCCTGATGTCACTTGGGATGATGTGGGAGCTCTGCAGGACATCAGAGAGGAGCTCACCATGGCCATCCTGGTAAACATCACATTTAACATCCAGGCTGAGAAGAAGCTTCATCCTCAGATATTGGATTCACTGCATTTTGCTatactttttttcatttaatttatggACAAACCCTCTGAGAAGAGCCCCTTAATTTCTTATCTTCTGTCATGTAGAGCCTCATACTGAAGTCATAGGTGGATGAGTTATCTGCTGtgatctttctgtctctgtgtagtTTGTGATCTTGTTCACtgtgagtcagtcagtctgtaCTTTGTCACACATGTGACTCAGCTGACCACCTGAACACCCAGTGTAGCTTGTGCTGTTGAGTGAAGACATCATCCCTTTGACACAGTGCTTCCCAAACTCTTTCTCTACTGAACCCCCACAGCCCTGTCGAATGAATCAAACAACCCCTTCACCAACGCCACCCATCACATTttcttaatgtgttttttttttttttaaactgacttTAAACTGGGGATCTTGTAACATTTTCATACAGTTGGCAGAAACTGGATGTTTCTGGCGTAAATACTTATATATGACTTTTACCCAACTATTTCAACTTTCCCTATCTGACAAAGAGTAAGTAGATAAAAAGCAAACTATAGCAACCATTTTTGCATTACATTAAGCTAACTTTTTCAGCTTCATCCCCTTACTCATCTATAGACTTCTGCTTGTTTGCATGCTATGCATTCTTCAAGGTGTTACAGCTGAGTGAAGCAgagatgcacacagacaggctgatCTTCCCTTCAGTCTTTCCATGTACGGGATACATGGAACTGCAGAAGTGCTGGGGTACAAGTAGCCGTGTTTGACAATCACTGCTTTAATACATAAGAGATTCTCAACACGGTTCAGATGTGCCACTCACAGATGAACACAGTGTAGTTCAGTGGTGGAGTGGATGTACTCTCACTGTGCTTTAGCTCAGAATAGCtgcacacagctgtgtttatattgtgtgtgtgtgtgtgtgtgtgtgtgtgtgtgtcttacaggCTCCGGTGCGTTCTCCAGAGCAGTTTAAAGCTCTGGGTCTTAGTGCTCCATCTGGTGTGCTGCTGGCTGGACCTCCAGGATGTGGAAAAACACTGCTGGCCAAGGTTCCCCACCACACCAACCCAATCCTGCTCAACAGTTAGCATAAGTGACAGAACTGAGCAACTGCAGTGCAAACGCATTTTCACAAATTATTTAGAATTAAACTTGTCAGAAATTATCagttttggagttttttttttagtggcaaagtaatgtttttattccttttagAGTAAGTTTTTGTAATTCACAGCGCTGACCTCTCAAAAATTTCATTTTGGACTAAAAAGAAACCCTCCTGAGATCTAAGAAAAGGActtaagaataagaataagaattaaTTCTCAAAGTTTCCTGCCCTTGCAAGTTCTTTGATGATAAATGGGAAGGATTTTGAAATACAATCATGCATTCTTTATGCTTAACAAGTTATACATGTTGCTACTGTGTAAAGGAAGAGTTCAACATTTGTATATTTccaatatttctttctttcttgctgagTGTGAAGAGAGACAGTCAATAGGAATCTCATATCTGTTTATTAAGAACAGGTTTGGAATCGGGAAATGCTTGGCTTACTTCAGCATTAAgacaaagcacaaaaatacactAACAGACAAGACAGtgcctttaaaaagaaacaaagtaaaaagGACACGTGGTGGCTGACATGTTGGAACTGTTTCTTGTTGAACAGCAGCTGAGACTTGCTGCTCCAAAGTACTGAACAGAGCTGGAACTGTTCTTCACTGTTCTGTATGTTTTGGCCACACTCTTTGTCTACGTTATGACAGCTCTGTGTAGaaatttgagaaaatgttttggtttgtttaccTAAAACCAGGGGCAACtgggttaaaaacaaaaaaaaccaaggGCCCACATATCTCACATTTCTCTACTTGTAGCCGGGTAACAATCTAGACTAATATTTATGCGtgtctctgcagagacacatggtcattgtctcagtgtgtctcactgtgttgTGTCCTGACAGGCAGTGGCCAATGAGTCAGGCCTCAACTTCATCTCTGTCAAAGGTCCAGAGCTGCTCAACATGGTGAGTTAAAGTCTCGTTCAGTTCAGTGGGCTTTACTGGCCTGACACCTTGTATGTACTGCCAAAGCACAGCCACAACTGTGACAACAAAGGAAAGGAGACCAGCATAATAACAATGGCATACTGAACAAAATGAGACATATAAATATTGTCTTATTTCTGTATGTAAATGTCAACAGTAAAGACAAGTAATAAAGGGAGATGGTGGCGATAAGAATAAAGTTACTTTGAATTGTCCGTCTACCCACTGGTCTTCTCTTGTCTCAGGAAGTGACATGCTTAGCAGCCAACGCTGCTCATGCACCACTGAATGAGGgctaatttatttatgttattctGACATGCTGTTTTAAACAGTGTAATTCTGTTTCCTTGCTTTATAGTCACTGAGCACCAACATGGAGGCTGCTGTGCACTGTTGTGCACTGGGATCATAGTACAGCCAACAGACTCTCAGAGAGCGATAATGCTACAATCAGCTGGTTGCActaactgatgtgtgtgtgtgtgtgtttgtacagtatgtggGAGAGAGCGAGCGGGCTGTCAGGCAGGTCTTCCAGAGAGGACGCAACTCTGCTCCTTGCGTCATCTTCTTCGATGAGATCGATGCTCTGTGTCCTCGCCGCTCAGGCCATGAGGTGGGAGGGAATGACTTCTTGACATAAAAAGAAATCCGTGAGCGTcacgtttaaaaaaaacaacaacagattttaCAGTGAGCATGCCAGACATATTGTCAGCACACATGAGATGCATCATGAAGGCGGCAGAAGCAGGCAGGGCACGGCAGctgaaaatgtgctgctttttttttttgtttttcaaaacacCTACACAACATTcttggcaaaaagaaaaaagagacaatataaaataaattaaatatagaAGAATTGATAATGAAGATAATAGATGGATaataaatacatgtgtgtgtgcatctataATCTAAATGGAAAAAGTGTATATTTGGATCACATTTCTGTATCATTGTTTTctacaagaagaagaatcagctttattgacagtatatatatttttacatacacacactgaattcatcttctgcatttatcccatccttagttgaacacacacatgcaacacccagcaaattacatgcagtgaaacacacacaggagcagtgggcagcatcaagcgcccggggagcatattggggggtttagtgccttgctcaagggcacatcagctggctaatggaggggggagcatctttcgcattaatcactccaccacacccaaatttttcttgcccgtccggtgggggaatcgaaccggtgaccctccgatcacacGCCGCtcctccaacctctaggccacagctacATGTGATCTACTGTGTAATTACTGTTGGCACGGCTTGCTTTTGTgttgaccgtgtgtgtgtgtgtgtgcgcgcgcgcgcgtgtgtgtgtgtgtgtgtgtgcacgcgtgcaGTCAGGAGCCAGTGTGCGGGTGGTCAACCAGCTGCTCACAGAGATGGACGGCCTGGAGACTCGACGGCAGGTGTTCATTATGGCTGCAACCAACAGACcaggtgtgtgtgggcgtgcgtgtgcatgtgcagcttCAGTCCCACCTGAAGCCCTCAGGTTAAGCAGAGACATGCTCGCATGGCTCCAGCTTGTTGTTTCTTCAGAATGGGAGAACAGAGAGTGTATTTTTAGGGCACTTTTCAACACTGAGAATGTTTGCTCAGGCACTGCACACAAAAGGCACTTGGGTCAGTTTGTTCTTTGAGAATTTGACCTCCCATTGCTTATCTCAGCACTCCTCAAATTTATCTCATGACTGTTTCAGGGCCACACTGGACTAAACTATTGACCTGTATTGACCTGTAGCTCCATCTCAACCAACAGGACAATGCATCAGTATAAGTAATATCAGTGAAAGGGGACATTTTTCTGTGGagtcattttacttttaatactttgagtacattttaatgaaaatacatCCGTACTTTTATGAAAGTAGAATTTAAAGACAGGACTTATACTCGTATgggagtatttttacattgttttattgGTGCTTCTAATAAAATACATCATCCAAAGACATCATCCACcactgtttttcaaaatgtaacaaGGATTTTAAACTAACCGGATTATTTGTTGTCCTGCTTAAATGCTAAgtgactgtgtttgtctcttgACAGATATCATCGACCCCGCCATACTCAGGCCAGGCCGTCTCGATAAAACCTTGTACGTGGGTCTGCCGCCTCCAGCAGACCGCCACGCCATCCTGCTCACCATCACCAAGGTGAGATGCATAAAAGTAAAATCACCTGTAATTGATAACCCAAAAAATAGCCCAAAACATCCAGGTTGCAaacttttaatgtgtttattaaaaTAACTGGACTATTAAGAAGAAACAATCAACAAGACATTTTAGCGTGCATCCGAACACCGTGATCAATGCGTGGCAAAAAATGTCACATGATCAGCACGTGACCCGAGATGCGAAAGTCACATGACTACTGGGATGTCACTCAAGTGTGGttgtatttaaaagaaaaagaaagagcataAAACAAGCTGGAAGGGATgaggctgctggtgctgctgcagacaTCTGCTCTTAGTTATGCCTGCAATACTTTTACTTACCTTTGcttactactttttttttaccttaacTTACTTAAGATATGAGGGAGCGAattccaacttttttttgtctagAAATTggcatatttatgctgcacatgctaaactggcttcttatttatttatttcctttctcagaatgtttaggttgtttttatattgtgtttgtcttagcctatatattctaCTCTTAGactatatattctatttttacttaacttatatttctatttttttattcaacttttcatttcatatttttttgtaaaataccCCACCTATTGTTCctgggacctgagtcctaattttgtaccataaacatgtaaatgtgagctggtatgaggataaaagttccttgatcctgTTTTACCAGACCCTTTTCacaccattttttaaaatccaacatacattttattgggcagaaaatgaaaaccatcCACTGGCCCTTTTATCAGTTTATTATGTCCATCAGTGGTATAATATTTGGAGGGGACAGACCTCCTCCTTAGGTAAATCTTAAACCTGACTGTACCACAGTCATCTTTAATGTGTTTGAGACGCAGAAAATGTCTCCTAATTGGCATTCAAAATGTCCTCCCACAAACTGTTGCTTTGGCAGCCGTAGACTCATGAAACGGCTCTACCAGAAAACTGTCCAGCCCAACAGACCTGTGTCCCCGGGTGCTGCGGGGCTCATCTCCAGTCCTTCTCCCAGTCTCTGTGCTAAGTTAGGCTAACAACGTATCAGACCATCTTGATGTCTGATGAAGTAACCGATGACCTTCTCGAGTGACTCGGGATTCGTGTGTTGTAGGGGGGGACCAAACCTCAGCTGGAGCAGGATGTGTGTCTTGAAGAGATCGCCTCTGACGAGCGCTGTGATTGCTTCACGTGAGTCCCGGCTGGAAACACGAGCTCAGACACCTACTGAATATGTCCATACTGTCAGTCTGTTTCCTTATGGCTCACAGCATCCATACATACGAGGAACAGAATGAATTCTGATCCAGGCTGagtctaaatgtgtgtgtgtgtgtgtgtgtgtgtgtgtttgtttgacccaGTGGTGCTGACCTGACTGCCTTAGTGAGGGAAGCATCCGTTAATGCCTTGAGGGCCTACCTGAAGTCCCAGCATtcctcagcttcttcttctggtaATTTGACACCTATCCctgcatacagtacagtatttagTATTTAAAGTCGTATTATGTGGCACACATTAAAACATCCTAACTAGACTTTGATATGTAgtgagttgtgtacttacattaaTCTAGATATTTTCAGACTTTATTGAAACCTGATATTAAATCTGATATTATTTAAGCTAATGCTGCGTTTGGTTTGGTCCAGTTGCTTTAACTTGCAGGGAAACACCACGCTACTTCACTGCGTCGTCATATTAACTGCTtcgttttcattgttttgattgacACTCCTAGCTGCGGCGCTTACATTGTCTAAGTCTAAAGCAGTTTGACTCGGTCAGGTCCACATTAGGGTTGAGTCTGAACCAAAACAGCGAAACCCTCTGTTCCCTTCATCTTAATGTCTTCCTTTTTAGTCACGGTGAAGACAGTCCAGTCTGATGTAACACCAGTCACTCGGTCCAGTTCTTTGGAGTTGGAATagttcaaaatgtatttaaaacaacTGGAAAACTGGCAGTAGAGCAGTCAGCAACTCCAGGCAGGACAGGCGGTTTAAGATTCTCAATAAGACAGAGATCATGGACACATCTTGTATGTTTCAGAACTACAAATTAGTTCATTTTTGGACTTTTCgacactgacttcctgtttttctaGAAGCGCTGGCTTGAATCTCTGTGTCACCCACTCAGAGTGGCAGACAACGCTCATGGGCCTACGTTTAGCTTATTTGTCCTGAGATCCTGTTGAGTTTTTTATACTGTGTGTATTCTCCCTAGGCTAACAGGCTTTGACAAGTGTACAGTGTAATTAACACTTGGATGAGTGCAAGTTGGAAAACAGCATAAAGCAGGCAGGACTGAGTTGACATAGGTCTCCTCATTGAAGGTGTGTTCCTTGTTACGAACAGGTCACACATACTCCTCCGGCTCTGTGGCTGACATCAGAGTGAGCAAACAGAACTTTGATGATGCCTTCGGGAAAGTTCGTCCATCTGTTTCCAAAAAGGTAAGGAAATGATTCAGTCATCACCATTCATCATATTGCAGTACTGTAAACCAGGTGatattgtgatttatttatttatattttttttttgtcaaatctAATTTGAGGAAAACTGTCACAGTATAAAGAACACACCATAATATGCATACAGTCACAGAGTATAGAGTATACAATCACAACAGTGGGATCAGGATTTGTATTTATCACAAAAATGATTTATAGCACAATCTGAACAGAGTTTAAGTTCATGAATTTGACTTTGACACCCCAAGGCTACTGAGGTTCATTAGCCAGCCAACCCTAAGCCGGACCCTTTGATTATTAAATAGTTTAATGGATACTGTGTTGTACAGTGCAGAGCTTCATCATGCGTGTCGGTTACTCCAACAGCATTTCAGGTAATTACAGACTGTGTTAATTGCTGCAGGCAGCTCTGTGAGTTGCTGTCTGTCAGATCACTGTCCTATAAAGTCTCTGCTATCAAGTGGCCAGGAGAACCAGTCCGACTAGTCCCACGCTAAACACTGCAACATTACACTGTGAGACGCTCTACTCCAAACTCCAATCACAATCTCGAAAATAATCATTGAAGCGTGACAGAAATAAGAGCAGAAACAACAAGTGTGGACTGTTGAGTCTTCTGTGCTTATTTACCTCTAACAGTCTGTCAGCTGTTGTTGGTGttgatggagagacagaggcagggctgtgtgtgtgtgtgtgagagagagaaaaccacaaacatgcagtgaatgtgctgtgtgttcCTTGTACAGGATCAGAAGATGTACGAGCAGCTCAGGGAATCTCTCAGCAGATAAGCGCAACACCAGAGCCACCGACGCCACCGGCAGCAGTTAAGCTCTTGTACTGCCTTTCAGTTAAGGTTTCATGTCATGTATGGATATACATTTTATTATGGATGAATCATAACACTGATTCCTGCTTTtctaataaaagaaatacatatgTCTTGTCCTCTGATACATGTCTTGTCTGCCGTACAGATCAGCTACTGTTGTGTTCTCGGGGTCTTCTGTGACCCTGGGCTCCGTGAACTTTCCTCCGTTCATACACTGCACACTTGCTACTGATAGCTGTGCACGCTGCGCTTTATTACTGTTCTTTATCAGACACCATGTCTGTATAGTTTGTCAAAGGCCTTGACTCGGTGCTGGACGACGGGACCAGCCCTTCGCAGTAAGTCACGTCTCATCCATTAATCTAATCTTTGCTGCAGTGAAAGCAAGAGTCTATGACACAATGAAACACACGAGCACCATAGCGTTTCCTTTATTCTTCCAACAGATGGAAACAGATGTATCGTCACATCTGTAAGATGTCTTGATTAATTATGATTGATTATGGTTCTTGGCCACATCATATATTTCAAGTAATTTTCCATACGCAAGTAAGCCCTAAGTCCTGCATCAGATTTGAAGTCTTTCAGTGGAGTAAAGGAACCTGTTCCTCCTTACTTATGCAGATAAAAGGTGTCTGAATGGACCAGTTTCTTTGACCTACCAGTCCTTATCACAGCATTCTGACACAGTTAACTTGGCAGTGCAGTGAAATTACAGTAACGATAGCGATCTCTTCATTTATGTGTGAGGCATAGTAGTGAGTGCAGTGTAGCTTGTCAGAATGTGTGAGGAAATATGTACCCCATGC
This region of Scatophagus argus isolate fScaArg1 chromosome 10, fScaArg1.pri, whole genome shotgun sequence genomic DNA includes:
- the nvl gene encoding nuclear valosin-containing protein-like isoform X1, encoding MKKRNGGWVDSRLKQRVEEYLASSNSEYVDLSAIALDLQKLYRMEYGRRNKTAFRIQVEKVYEAITKESDLNDLESKHLAKRAKHSHNDTGEGSSSSEESSDTDDQVLENTPTNHMNSSLTSLYRKGHLDSNTCSPRRDQPDASTASPALSAGTLISSGGWFIDRGKGPEKSNILIDLCEEEPTNATTNTDVSMLQPEKSHKKSKKRTKISSETTESRTFNKKAKSKSPELQYPSLKFEDVGGNEETLTEVCKLLVHMRHPEVYQQLGMVPPRGFLLHGPPGCGKTLLAQAVAGELQLPMLKVSAPELVSGVSGESEQKLRELFDLAVSSAPCILFIDEIDAITPKREVASKDMERRIVAQLLTCMDDLNSLTMTAQVLVIGATNRPDSLDPALRRAGRFDREICLGIPDEAARLRILKTLCRKLKLPVDFDYQQLARLTPGYVGADLMALCREAAMSAVNRVLLEIRGQPQRRSSSEAELTGGVQTEIAAEDKAVREDQVTDGTSPQEESGQDHLQQGELWHLLQLLKNTETLSEAELAGLSILMSDFQASLASVQPSAKREGFATVPDVTWDDVGALQDIREELTMAILAPVRSPEQFKALGLSAPSGVLLAGPPGCGKTLLAKAVANESGLNFISVKGPELLNMYVGESERAVRQVFQRGRNSAPCVIFFDEIDALCPRRSGHESGASVRVVNQLLTEMDGLETRRQVFIMAATNRPDIIDPAILRPGRLDKTLYVGLPPPADRHAILLTITKGGTKPQLEQDVCLEEIASDERCDCFTGADLTALVREASVNALRAYLKSQHSSASSSGHTYSSGSVADIRVSKQNFDDAFGKVRPSVSKKDQKMYEQLRESLSR
- the nvl gene encoding nuclear valosin-containing protein-like isoform X2 — its product is MKKRNGGWVDSRLKQRVEEYLASSNSEYVDLSAIALDLQKLYRMEYGRRNKTAFRIQVEKVYEAITKESDLNDLESKHLAKRAKHSHNDTGEGSSSSEESSDTDDQVLENTPTNHMNSSLTSLYRKGHLDSNTCSPRRDQPDASTASPALSAGTLISSGGWFIDRGKGPEKSNILIDLCEEEPTNATTNTDVSMLQPEKSHKKSKKRTKISSETTESRTFNKKAKSKSPELQYPSLKFEDVGGNEETLTEVCKLLVHMRHPEVYQQLGMVPPRGFLLHGPPGCGKTLLAQAVAGELQLPMLKVSAPELVSGVSGESEQKLRELFDLAVSSAPCILFIDEIDAITPKREVASKDMERRIVAQLLTCMDDLNSLTMTAQVLVIGATNRPDSLDPALRRAGRFDREICLGIPDEAARLRILKTLCRKLKLPVDFDYQQLARLTPGYVGADLMALCREAAMSAVNRVLLEIRGQPQRRSSSEAELTGGVQTEIAAEDKAVREDQVTDGTSPQEESGQDHLQGELWHLLQLLKNTETLSEAELAGLSILMSDFQASLASVQPSAKREGFATVPDVTWDDVGALQDIREELTMAILAPVRSPEQFKALGLSAPSGVLLAGPPGCGKTLLAKAVANESGLNFISVKGPELLNMYVGESERAVRQVFQRGRNSAPCVIFFDEIDALCPRRSGHESGASVRVVNQLLTEMDGLETRRQVFIMAATNRPDIIDPAILRPGRLDKTLYVGLPPPADRHAILLTITKGGTKPQLEQDVCLEEIASDERCDCFTGADLTALVREASVNALRAYLKSQHSSASSSGHTYSSGSVADIRVSKQNFDDAFGKVRPSVSKKDQKMYEQLRESLSR